One region of Natronorubrum aibiense genomic DNA includes:
- the pyk gene encoding pyruvate kinase — protein sequence MRNAKIVCTLGPASSDRETIGELADAGMSVARLNASHGSREDRADLIDRVRTVDENRAEPVAVMLDMQGPEVRTAPLPEGETVSLETGSEIQFVEGDEASPDTVGLSLPIDEVEPGDRILLDDGLIETTVVERDGEAVRARVDTGGELAGRKGVNVPGVDLDLDIVTESDRKDLELAAEKGVDFVAASFVRDADDVYEVSEVLEELGAEIPIIAKIERAGAVDNLEEIIDASYGIMVARGDLGVECPMEDVPMIQKRIIRQCRNTGSPVITATEMLDSMVHARRPTRAEASDVANAVLDGTDAVMLSAETAIGDHPAAVVDAMDSIIRQVENSDEYAELLEQRVPAAGEARTDALARSARFLARDIGADAVVAATESGYTALKTAKYRPGVPVVASTQSHGVRRQLALSWGVTPLYARVSDQGADAVVEKAVQAALDAGVAESGDTVVVLCGMMTELEGANTTNMMKVHVAAEALTTGRVVVEGRATGPLVRLTDGDLSDVPEGAILSLPADFDEEFEGDPTTIGGIIDAQRGLTGYPALVAREMDIPMISGTDLTEPADGTVVTLDAERGIVYGGDISDRTDRT from the coding sequence ATGAGAAACGCAAAAATCGTCTGCACGCTCGGGCCCGCCTCGAGCGATCGGGAGACGATCGGCGAGCTCGCCGACGCGGGGATGTCCGTCGCTCGGCTCAACGCGAGTCACGGTAGTCGCGAGGACCGAGCCGATCTGATCGATCGCGTTCGAACTGTCGACGAGAATCGGGCCGAGCCCGTCGCGGTAATGCTCGACATGCAGGGGCCGGAAGTCCGAACTGCGCCGCTTCCCGAGGGGGAGACGGTCTCACTCGAGACGGGGTCTGAGATCCAGTTCGTCGAAGGCGACGAGGCGTCGCCGGACACCGTGGGCCTCTCGCTGCCGATCGACGAGGTCGAGCCGGGCGACCGAATCCTGCTCGACGACGGATTGATCGAGACGACGGTCGTCGAACGCGACGGTGAGGCGGTTCGAGCGCGGGTCGACACCGGCGGCGAACTGGCCGGCCGCAAAGGCGTCAACGTCCCCGGTGTCGATCTCGATCTGGACATCGTAACCGAAAGCGATCGCAAGGACCTCGAGTTGGCCGCCGAGAAGGGGGTTGACTTCGTCGCAGCGAGTTTCGTCCGAGACGCCGACGACGTCTACGAGGTCAGCGAGGTTTTAGAGGAACTGGGCGCTGAGATTCCGATCATCGCGAAGATCGAGCGTGCGGGCGCAGTCGACAACCTCGAGGAGATCATCGACGCCTCATACGGGATCATGGTCGCCCGCGGCGATCTGGGCGTCGAGTGTCCGATGGAAGACGTCCCGATGATCCAGAAACGGATCATCCGCCAGTGTCGCAACACGGGTTCGCCGGTAATCACCGCGACGGAGATGCTCGACTCGATGGTTCACGCCCGCCGGCCAACGCGAGCGGAGGCGTCGGACGTCGCAAATGCCGTCCTCGACGGTACCGACGCTGTCATGTTGTCGGCTGAAACGGCCATCGGTGACCACCCGGCCGCGGTCGTCGACGCGATGGACAGCATCATCCGGCAGGTCGAGAACTCCGACGAGTACGCCGAGTTGCTCGAGCAACGTGTACCCGCCGCCGGCGAAGCGCGGACTGACGCACTGGCTCGGTCGGCGCGATTCCTCGCGCGTGACATCGGCGCGGACGCCGTCGTGGCCGCGACGGAGTCCGGCTACACGGCACTGAAAACGGCCAAGTACCGGCCCGGCGTTCCGGTCGTCGCCTCGACGCAGAGCCACGGTGTTCGCCGCCAACTGGCGCTGTCGTGGGGCGTCACGCCGCTGTACGCACGCGTCTCGGATCAGGGTGCTGACGCCGTCGTCGAGAAAGCCGTTCAGGCGGCGCTCGATGCCGGCGTTGCCGAGAGCGGTGACACCGTCGTCGTCCTCTGTGGGATGATGACCGAACTCGAGGGCGCGAATACGACGAACATGATGAAAGTTCACGTCGCGGCGGAGGCGCTGACGACTGGCCGCGTCGTCGTCGAGGGTCGAGCGACCGGCCCACTCGTGCGACTCACCGACGGCGATCTCTCGGACGTGCCTGAGGGAGCGATCCTCTCGCTGCCAGCCGACTTCGACGAGGAGTTCGAGGGCGACCCGACGACGATCGGCGGGATCATCGACGCCCAGCGGGGTCTGACTGGCTACCCGGCACTGGTCGCCCGAGAAATGGATATTCCGATGATCAGCGGCACCGACCTGACTGAACCGGCAGATGGAACCGTCGTGACGCTCGATGCCGAACGCGGTATCGTCTACGGCGGTGATATCAGCGACCGAACCGACCGAACCTGA
- a CDS encoding DUF7312 domain-containing protein translates to MPDDTSEADGADDNRRESSPDGPDVHDPNTVRDDTGNHWGDRGSDDRIDGTDRERRIGADETRPRTDRDDAGDAYRVPLDLSDTADDSVESDAADDDPYGPEPSSTPVEPGDPELENVLFVIFGALAMLLVVFQVVSIPL, encoded by the coding sequence ATGCCAGACGATACGTCCGAAGCCGACGGTGCCGACGATAACAGACGAGAGTCGTCGCCAGACGGACCGGACGTCCACGACCCGAACACGGTACGGGATGACACTGGAAATCACTGGGGCGACCGTGGGTCTGACGACCGAATCGACGGGACGGACCGCGAGCGTCGGATCGGGGCCGACGAGACGCGCCCGAGGACCGACCGCGACGACGCCGGCGACGCGTACCGCGTCCCACTCGACCTCTCCGATACAGCTGACGACTCAGTCGAATCGGACGCTGCCGACGACGATCCGTACGGTCCAGAGCCCAGCTCGACGCCGGTCGAACCCGGCGATCCCGAACTCGAGAACGTCCTTTTCGTGATTTTCGGTGCACTCGCGATGCTCCTCGTCGTCTTCCAGGTCGTGTCGATTCCGCTGTGA